Proteins encoded by one window of Planctomycetota bacterium:
- a CDS encoding GntR family transcriptional regulator, translated as MAIYDQIVRQIKYAVASGTLAPGEWIPSVRELAQQLTVNPNTIQRAYQQLQADGVLEPVRGRGLAVCRAAVRACVAERQALVLERLEQVIAEALQGGVAPDDLRALFERSVRKVMRSGTPEAG; from the coding sequence CTGGCGATCTACGACCAGATCGTGCGGCAGATCAAGTACGCCGTCGCCTCCGGTACGCTCGCGCCCGGGGAGTGGATCCCGAGCGTGCGGGAATTGGCGCAACAACTCACCGTCAACCCCAACACGATCCAGCGTGCCTACCAGCAGCTCCAGGCCGACGGCGTCCTCGAGCCGGTGCGGGGCCGCGGGCTCGCAGTCTGCAGGGCGGCGGTGCGGGCGTGTGTCGCCGAGCGGCAGGCGCTCGTTCTCGAGCGGCTCGAGCAGGTGATCGCCGAGGCGCTGCAGGGGGGCGTGGCCCCCGACGATTTGCGCGCGCTGTTCGAGCGTTCGGTGCGGAAGGTGATGCGGAGTGGCACGCCGGAGGCGGGCTAG
- a CDS encoding putative manganese-dependent inorganic diphosphatase, whose translation MSLLVFGHRNPDTDAICSAIAYADLLRRTGRPDAVAACCGPPNTRTQYVLAEAGLPPPRMMMDVRPAVEGVCRRAVPTVRYGDVFHEAYLRMKAHDLRAIPVVDGLDRVVGLVSVLHLMDLFFHDEGDPVLSRTVATSLDKIRDVLGGDFQVPLRTAERTELLVMVGAMSAEGFTERMHRFPPQRVVVVCGDRPTIQLPAIEHGVRALVITGGFSLSPGLEQLARANGVAVVRSPFDTVNTTMRIRSSQFIDPVVDADVVTLPARMGVADARPIVERSQQPVFPVVEDDGRLVGLAFKSDVINPPKPQLVLVDHNELAQAVAGAEDADIVEVLDHHRLGGGLKSAQPIRFVNEPVGSTCTLVARQFRAAGIDPEPGIALCMAGGIISDTLSLRSPTTTDVDRDVLGWLRGKVAVDLDAYTRGFFAIGSALRSSSPADVIREDCKEFTEHGVRFSISQIEETGFDLFWDRKEELRSALEAHATAHRLAFAALLVTDVVSNGSLLLLSREDEAWEEVNYPRLDRGLYELENVVSRKKQLLPFIVRLLDAAAAR comes from the coding sequence ATGAGCCTGCTCGTCTTCGGCCACCGCAATCCCGACACCGACGCGATCTGCTCGGCGATCGCCTACGCCGACCTATTGCGCCGCACCGGCCGCCCCGATGCTGTCGCCGCCTGCTGCGGCCCGCCGAACACGCGCACGCAATACGTGCTCGCCGAGGCCGGGCTGCCGCCGCCGCGGATGATGATGGACGTCCGCCCCGCCGTGGAGGGTGTCTGCCGCCGCGCCGTCCCCACGGTCCGTTACGGCGACGTGTTCCACGAGGCCTACCTGCGGATGAAGGCCCACGATCTGCGCGCGATCCCGGTGGTCGACGGCCTTGACCGCGTCGTCGGGCTGGTGTCGGTGCTGCACCTGATGGACCTGTTCTTCCACGACGAAGGCGACCCGGTCCTGTCGCGCACCGTGGCGACGAGCCTCGACAAGATTCGCGACGTCCTCGGCGGCGATTTTCAGGTGCCGCTCCGCACGGCCGAGCGCACCGAACTGCTCGTGATGGTCGGCGCGATGAGCGCCGAGGGGTTCACCGAGCGCATGCACCGCTTCCCGCCGCAGCGCGTGGTCGTGGTCTGCGGCGACCGGCCGACGATCCAGCTCCCGGCGATCGAGCACGGGGTCCGTGCCCTGGTGATCACCGGCGGGTTCTCCCTCTCGCCGGGGCTCGAGCAGCTCGCCCGGGCCAACGGTGTGGCGGTGGTCCGCAGCCCGTTTGACACCGTCAACACGACGATGCGGATCCGCTCGTCGCAGTTCATCGATCCGGTCGTCGACGCCGACGTGGTCACGCTCCCGGCGCGGATGGGGGTCGCCGACGCCCGGCCGATCGTCGAGCGCTCCCAACAGCCGGTGTTTCCCGTCGTCGAGGACGACGGCCGGCTCGTCGGCCTGGCCTTCAAGAGCGACGTCATCAATCCCCCCAAGCCGCAGCTCGTCCTCGTCGACCACAACGAGCTCGCCCAGGCGGTCGCCGGGGCGGAGGACGCCGACATCGTCGAGGTCCTCGACCACCACCGCCTCGGCGGAGGCCTGAAGAGCGCCCAGCCGATCCGCTTCGTCAACGAGCCGGTCGGCTCGACCTGCACGCTCGTCGCCCGTCAGTTCCGCGCCGCCGGGATCGATCCCGAGCCGGGGATCGCGCTGTGCATGGCCGGCGGGATCATCTCCGACACGCTGTCGCTGCGCAGCCCGACGACCACCGACGTCGACCGCGACGTCCTCGGGTGGCTGCGGGGCAAGGTGGCCGTCGATCTCGACGCTTACACGCGCGGGTTCTTCGCGATCGGCTCGGCGCTGCGCTCGAGCAGCCCCGCCGACGTGATCCGCGAGGACTGCAAGGAATTCACCGAGCACGGCGTGCGATTCTCGATCTCACAGATCGAAGAGACCGGCTTCGACCTGTTTTGGGACCGCAAGGAGGAATTGCGGTCCGCACTCGAGGCACACGCCACCGCCCACCGGCTCGCGTTCGCGGCGCTACTGGTCACCGACGTGGTCAGCAACGGCTCGCTGCTGCTGTTGTCGCGCGAAGACGAAGCCTGGGAAGAGGTCAACTACCCGCGGCTCGACCGCGGACTGTACGAACTGGAGAACGTCGTCAGCCGCAAGAAGCAGCTCCTGCCGTTCATCGTCCGACTGCTCGACGCCGCCGCGGCACGCTAA
- a CDS encoding efflux RND transporter permease subunit → MNLIQACVANPVKVAVGVLLLSLFGILALLAMPTQLTPEVQIPTITVETRWRGASPMEVEREIVQPLEEQLRSVEGLVKLSSESGDSGGVITLEFPIGTDMSQALVKVNTRVQQVRDWPINADRPVIRTASGTDNPIAWFILAQAPPERDLLDRARAAHPAHAAALDRVIHARSPDLALYRLRRLAAAHPELADLAPAEIDIESLRRMAEDEIESRLERVDGVSSADVVGGRPDELQVIVDPQLLAARGLSIDDLRAALANQNQDTSGGDFWEGKRRYVVRTIGQFHSPEQVEGTIVSRRDGKPVYVRDIARVHLGKKKADGVVRRFGASNLALRVTREQGANVLDTVRRLRAVAADVDRTVLRPRGLGLTMVYDETTYIDSAVGLVKDNIVVGGLLTVATLLLFLRNLRLTLVVAVAIPVSVIGTFLALALFDRSLNVVSLAGMAFAVGMLVDNAVVVLENIFTRWTGGDDGATASVRGAGEVWGAVLASTLTTVAVFLPVLFVREEAGQLFGDIALAISVSIGLSLVVSVLVVPVAAAWLLGGRRPRPAAAGRADVATRFGRAFTAAIVGLDRRLLASAPASAVVSAAIVALSAVATWLLVPKVEYLPQGNRNLVFGILLPPPGYNLDELLRMGETVEKRMLRYWDVDPGTPEAAALDAPILADMFFVARGRSVFLGMRALDPLEAGKLVAVVRQVTADMPGTVGVAKQSSLFEQGLSAGRTIDIEITGPDLGTLVALGGRIMGMLPEITPGSQNFPRPSLDLSSPEVRLLPRLEQSADMRLDARQLGYMVDCLVDGGYATDYYLDADRIDLVIKGDDRFVQRTQDLRSLPVVTPGGQLVPLESVAVVEEYSSGPEQILHRERQRAITIQVSPAATMPLEEAQERILAGVVRPLVASGDLAGGYAITLGGTADKLRGTWQALWFNLALAGLITYLLMAALFESWFYPAVIIAAVPLGGVGGLAGLAALNFFGARFGIYQPLDVLTMLGFVILIGTVVNNPILIVEQALFLVRSEGRDGSDAIVEAVRSRVRPIFMTTLTTVLGLLPLVLFPGAGSELYRGLGAVLLGGLLVATLVTLVLVPLLLGLCFRAFGPPESTDLTRRRAPASVAMPEPDLPTEPAGGWHTAVAAKPPAPQPVTHP, encoded by the coding sequence ATGAACCTCATCCAGGCCTGCGTCGCCAACCCGGTGAAGGTCGCCGTCGGCGTGCTGCTGCTGTCGCTGTTCGGGATCCTCGCCCTGCTGGCGATGCCGACCCAGCTCACGCCCGAGGTCCAGATCCCGACGATCACCGTCGAGACGCGCTGGCGCGGCGCGAGCCCGATGGAGGTCGAGCGCGAGATCGTCCAGCCGCTCGAGGAGCAGCTCCGCAGTGTCGAGGGGTTGGTCAAGCTCTCGTCGGAGAGCGGCGACTCCGGCGGCGTGATCACGCTCGAGTTCCCGATCGGCACCGACATGAGCCAGGCGCTGGTCAAGGTCAACACCCGCGTCCAGCAGGTGCGCGACTGGCCGATCAACGCCGACCGGCCGGTGATCCGCACCGCCAGCGGCACCGATAACCCGATCGCCTGGTTCATCCTCGCCCAAGCCCCGCCGGAGCGTGATCTCCTCGATCGGGCGCGCGCCGCGCACCCGGCCCACGCCGCCGCGCTCGACCGGGTGATCCACGCCCGCTCCCCCGACCTCGCCCTCTACCGCCTCCGCCGCCTCGCCGCCGCGCATCCCGAACTGGCCGATCTCGCTCCGGCCGAGATCGACATCGAGAGCCTGCGGCGGATGGCGGAGGACGAGATCGAGAGCCGCCTCGAGCGCGTCGACGGCGTGTCGAGCGCCGACGTCGTCGGCGGCCGACCCGACGAGCTGCAGGTGATCGTCGACCCGCAGCTCCTCGCCGCCCGCGGACTCTCGATCGACGACCTCCGCGCGGCGCTGGCCAACCAGAACCAAGACACCTCCGGCGGCGATTTCTGGGAGGGGAAGCGGCGCTACGTCGTCCGCACGATCGGCCAATTCCACTCCCCGGAGCAGGTCGAGGGCACGATCGTCTCGCGCCGTGACGGCAAGCCGGTCTACGTCCGCGACATCGCCCGGGTGCACCTCGGCAAGAAGAAGGCCGACGGCGTCGTGCGGCGCTTCGGGGCGAGCAACCTGGCACTGCGCGTGACACGCGAGCAGGGTGCCAACGTCCTCGACACCGTCCGCCGCCTCCGCGCGGTGGCCGCCGACGTCGACCGGACCGTCCTCCGCCCGCGCGGCCTCGGCCTGACGATGGTCTACGACGAGACGACCTACATCGATTCGGCCGTCGGCTTGGTGAAGGACAACATCGTCGTCGGCGGCCTGCTCACCGTCGCCACGCTGCTGCTGTTCCTCCGCAATCTCCGCCTCACGCTGGTCGTCGCGGTGGCGATCCCGGTGAGCGTGATCGGGACGTTCCTGGCGCTGGCGCTGTTCGACCGCTCGCTGAACGTCGTCAGCCTGGCGGGAATGGCGTTCGCCGTCGGGATGCTCGTCGACAACGCCGTCGTCGTCCTCGAGAACATCTTCACGCGCTGGACCGGCGGCGATGACGGCGCCACCGCGTCGGTCCGCGGTGCCGGCGAGGTCTGGGGGGCGGTGCTGGCCAGCACGCTGACGACGGTGGCGGTATTCCTCCCGGTGCTGTTCGTGCGCGAGGAGGCGGGGCAATTGTTCGGCGACATCGCCCTGGCGATCAGCGTGTCGATCGGCCTGTCGCTGGTGGTTTCGGTGCTGGTCGTGCCGGTGGCCGCGGCCTGGTTGCTCGGCGGCCGGCGTCCGCGGCCGGCGGCGGCGGGCCGGGCCGACGTCGCCACCCGGTTCGGCCGGGCGTTCACCGCGGCGATCGTCGGCCTCGACCGCCGGCTCCTCGCCAGTGCTCCGGCGTCGGCGGTCGTGTCGGCGGCGATCGTCGCGCTGTCGGCCGTGGCGACGTGGTTGCTCGTGCCGAAGGTCGAATACCTTCCCCAGGGCAACCGCAACCTCGTGTTCGGGATCCTGCTGCCGCCCCCCGGCTACAACCTCGACGAACTGCTGCGGATGGGGGAGACCGTCGAGAAGCGGATGCTCCGCTACTGGGACGTCGATCCCGGCACCCCCGAGGCGGCAGCGCTCGACGCCCCGATCCTCGCCGACATGTTCTTCGTCGCCCGGGGGCGCAGCGTGTTCCTCGGGATGCGGGCCCTCGACCCGCTCGAGGCGGGGAAGCTCGTGGCGGTCGTGCGGCAGGTCACGGCCGACATGCCGGGCACCGTGGGCGTGGCCAAGCAGTCGAGCCTGTTCGAGCAGGGGTTGTCGGCCGGTCGGACGATCGACATCGAGATCACCGGGCCGGACCTCGGCACGCTCGTCGCCCTCGGCGGGCGGATCATGGGGATGCTTCCCGAGATCACCCCGGGCAGCCAGAACTTCCCACGGCCATCGCTCGACCTGTCGAGCCCCGAGGTCCGCCTCCTCCCCCGGCTCGAGCAGTCGGCCGACATGCGCCTCGACGCCCGCCAGCTCGGCTACATGGTCGATTGCCTCGTCGATGGCGGCTACGCCACCGACTATTACCTCGACGCCGACCGGATCGATCTGGTGATCAAGGGGGACGACCGCTTCGTACAGCGCACGCAGGACCTCCGCAGCCTCCCCGTCGTCACCCCGGGCGGGCAACTGGTGCCGCTGGAGAGCGTGGCGGTGGTCGAGGAGTATTCGAGCGGGCCGGAGCAGATCCTCCACCGCGAGCGGCAACGCGCGATCACGATCCAGGTCTCGCCGGCGGCGACGATGCCGCTGGAGGAGGCACAGGAGCGGATCCTCGCCGGCGTCGTCCGCCCGCTCGTCGCGTCGGGGGATCTGGCCGGCGGCTACGCGATCACGCTCGGCGGCACCGCCGACAAGCTCCGCGGTACCTGGCAGGCGCTGTGGTTCAATCTGGCGCTTGCCGGGCTGATCACCTACCTGCTGATGGCGGCGCTGTTCGAGAGCTGGTTCTACCCGGCGGTGATCATCGCGGCGGTGCCGCTGGGGGGCGTCGGCGGGCTGGCGGGGCTCGCCGCCCTCAACTTCTTCGGGGCCCGGTTCGGGATCTACCAGCCGCTCGACGTGCTGACGATGCTCGGGTTCGTGATCCTGATCGGCACGGTCGTCAACAACCCGATCCTGATCGTCGAGCAGGCGCTGTTCCTGGTGCGCTCCGAGGGGCGCGACGGCAGCGACGCGATCGTCGAGGCGGTCCGCAGCCGGGTCCGCCCGATCTTCATGACGACCCTGACCACCGTCCTCGGCCTCCTCCCCCTGGTGCTCTTCCCCGGGGCGGGCAGCGAGCTCTACCGGGGCCTCGGCGCCGTCCTCCTCGGCGGTCTCCTGGTGGCGACGCTGGTGACGCTCGTCCTGGTGCCGCTCCTCCTCGGCCTCTGTTTCCGTGCCTTCGGTCCCCCCGAATCGACCGACCTCACGCGCCGCCGCGCCCCCGCGTCGGTCGCGATGCCGGAGCCCGACCTGCCCACCGAGCCGGCCGGCGGCTGGCATACTGCCGTGGCCGCGAAGCCCCCTGCCCCGCAGCCCGTCACCCACCCATGA
- a CDS encoding efflux RND transporter periplasmic adaptor subunit — protein sequence MTHLARPARLTIRSALAAAVVARAATIAVAQPPAPPAVPVVVAAVEERQLAAGQSFVGTVFPARVSDVGSAVDGRVVRFPILDGQRVEKGEPFAELLTGLLEIERRGAAAELERLRQALGELEAGSRPEELDQARAMVEGSAARLEFARSRFDRLRRLAERGTSTTEELHDAETEQRQAAAQLAAARATLALAEAGPRAEKIAQAAAAVAAQEAAVARIDDQLGKHTIRAPFTGWVVQRFTEEGAWVARGGLVARIVELDDVDVVVQVPELSIGRLRPDDPVRLEFDAAADRPWIGRVTRVVPQADLLARSFPVRVRLANEIVAGAPVLRGGMIARAWLPVGRAGAATVVPKDALVLGGATPLVYVVDREDSDPATGLVTGTVRPVPVTLGVTADDGVAVSGDLAAGDAVVIRGNERLRPGAKVSFASGRH from the coding sequence ATGACCCACCTGGCCCGCCCCGCGCGGCTCACGATCCGATCCGCCCTGGCCGCGGCGGTGGTCGCACGGGCGGCGACGATCGCCGTGGCCCAGCCGCCGGCTCCCCCCGCCGTCCCCGTGGTGGTGGCGGCCGTCGAGGAACGGCAGCTCGCCGCCGGGCAGTCGTTCGTCGGCACCGTCTTTCCCGCCCGGGTCAGTGACGTCGGCAGCGCCGTCGACGGACGCGTCGTCCGGTTCCCGATCCTCGACGGGCAGCGCGTCGAAAAGGGGGAACCGTTCGCCGAACTGCTCACGGGGCTCCTCGAGATCGAGCGCCGCGGCGCGGCGGCGGAGCTCGAGCGCCTCCGGCAGGCGCTCGGGGAGCTGGAAGCGGGGTCGCGCCCGGAGGAGCTCGACCAGGCGCGGGCGATGGTCGAAGGGTCGGCGGCCCGGCTCGAATTCGCGCGGAGCCGGTTCGACCGGCTCCGCCGCCTCGCCGAGCGCGGCACGAGCACCACCGAAGAGCTTCACGACGCCGAGACCGAGCAGCGTCAGGCGGCCGCCCAGCTCGCGGCGGCCCGGGCCACGCTGGCGCTGGCCGAAGCCGGGCCACGTGCCGAGAAGATCGCCCAGGCAGCCGCCGCGGTCGCCGCCCAGGAGGCGGCGGTCGCCCGGATCGACGACCAGCTCGGCAAGCACACGATCCGGGCCCCGTTCACCGGGTGGGTGGTGCAGCGGTTTACCGAAGAAGGAGCCTGGGTGGCCCGCGGCGGGCTCGTCGCGCGGATCGTCGAACTCGACGACGTCGACGTCGTCGTCCAGGTCCCCGAGCTGTCGATCGGGCGGCTCCGCCCCGACGACCCGGTGCGCCTCGAGTTCGACGCCGCCGCCGACCGCCCGTGGATCGGGCGCGTAACGCGTGTCGTGCCCCAGGCCGATCTCCTGGCGCGCAGTTTTCCCGTCCGCGTGCGTTTGGCCAACGAGATCGTCGCCGGGGCGCCGGTGCTGCGCGGCGGGATGATCGCCCGGGCCTGGCTGCCCGTGGGGCGTGCCGGAGCGGCGACGGTGGTCCCCAAAGACGCGCTGGTCCTCGGCGGCGCGACGCCGCTGGTGTATGTCGTCGACCGGGAAGACTCCGATCCGGCGACGGGCCTCGTCACGGGTACCGTGCGGCCGGTGCCGGTAACGCTCGGCGTGACCGCCGACGACGGCGTGGCGGTGTCCGGCGATCTCGCCGCGGGCGACGCGGTCGTGATCCGCGGCAACGAACGGCTCCGGCCCGGCGCGAAGGTGTCGTTCGCCAGCGGCCGCCACTGA
- a CDS encoding ABC transporter ATP-binding protein, which translates to MEPVGTENGIPVEVRGVTKRFGRNEVLRGIDLTVRPGCVHALLGENGAGKTTLMRLLVGFLRADGGAIRVLGVEPGREPFAVRRRIGYLADAPALYDWMTVQQVGWFCSAFHGPGYPQAFVRWAEDFHLPPATRVRALSKGMRAKTALASVLAAEPPLLLLDEPTSGLDPVVRREFLQSMVDIAAEGRSVLISSHQVAEVERVADHVTIIHEGRIVIDGPLDDLKAGHTLVSFTLRDPFAVPPPAVLDLAVRWGECQGRSVRLLVPALGAGVVDGLAADPAVGDVRVVRPALEDLYVAFTQPCGRLPWDRAPRRAGAVTGAGR; encoded by the coding sequence ATGGAACCGGTCGGAACCGAGAACGGAATCCCCGTCGAGGTCCGCGGCGTGACCAAACGATTCGGTCGCAACGAGGTGCTCCGCGGAATCGACCTCACCGTCCGCCCCGGCTGCGTCCACGCGCTGCTCGGCGAGAACGGCGCCGGCAAGACCACGCTGATGCGGCTGCTCGTCGGATTTCTCCGCGCCGACGGCGGGGCGATCCGCGTGCTCGGGGTCGAGCCGGGGCGCGAGCCGTTCGCCGTGCGGCGCCGGATCGGCTACCTCGCCGACGCGCCGGCGCTCTACGACTGGATGACGGTGCAGCAGGTGGGGTGGTTTTGCTCGGCGTTCCACGGCCCCGGCTATCCGCAGGCATTCGTCCGGTGGGCCGAGGATTTCCATCTTCCGCCCGCGACGCGCGTCCGCGCCCTCTCCAAGGGAATGCGCGCCAAGACGGCGCTGGCCAGCGTGCTGGCCGCCGAGCCGCCGCTGCTCCTCCTCGACGAGCCGACGTCGGGGCTCGATCCGGTCGTCCGCCGCGAGTTCCTCCAGAGCATGGTCGACATCGCCGCCGAGGGGAGGAGCGTCCTGATCAGCTCGCACCAGGTCGCCGAGGTGGAGCGCGTCGCCGACCATGTGACGATCATCCACGAGGGACGGATCGTCATCGACGGCCCGCTCGACGACCTCAAGGCCGGCCACACGCTGGTGTCGTTCACGCTCCGAGATCCGTTTGCCGTGCCGCCGCCCGCGGTCCTCGACCTGGCCGTCCGTTGGGGGGAATGCCAGGGGCGTTCGGTGCGCCTGCTCGTGCCCGCCCTCGGCGCGGGCGTCGTCGACGGCCTCGCCGCCGATCCGGCGGTCGGGGATGTCCGCGTGGTCCGCCCGGCGCTCGAAGACTTGTACGTCGCCTTCACCCAGCCGTGCGGCCGGTTGCCCTGGGACCGTGCGCCGCGCCGGGCCGGCGCCGTGACCGGCGCCGGCCGCTGA
- a CDS encoding amidohydrolase family protein, translating to MHAATSSTVITADRLFDGTGTPALAAAALVIDDGALAYAGSAAGAPLRPGARRIDAPGCTLLPGLVEAHFHPTYFNVAALEDLDIKYPVEYVTLLAAANARLALECGYTAARSGGSLFNIDVWLKKAIEAGITPGPRLAASGREICGVGGLMDWNPDYRKIGMEGLVLLVNGPDEARAAVRKLVKDGVEWVKTYPTGDAAAPDTNDHHTLCMTFEEMHAVVTTAHNHALKVTGHCRATAGIVNALRAGYDAIEHGTFIDDEGLDLLLARDVPCVPALYFEHASIERGREFGLSQRVIDGHQETLDGGAESARRILRAGGRLGMGGDYGFAWNPHGDYARELTFFVEHVGFTPLEVLTCATKTGAEIMGRGADLGTLEAGKLADVLVVEGDPTTDIRILEDRRRFRAVIQGGAIKAGRLASGGA from the coding sequence ATGCACGCGGCCACGAGCTCGACGGTGATCACGGCCGATCGGCTGTTCGACGGCACGGGAACTCCGGCGCTCGCCGCCGCGGCGCTGGTCATCGATGACGGCGCGCTCGCCTACGCCGGCAGCGCTGCCGGCGCACCGCTCCGCCCTGGGGCGCGGCGGATCGACGCCCCCGGCTGCACGCTCCTTCCCGGCCTCGTCGAGGCCCACTTCCACCCCACCTATTTCAACGTCGCGGCCCTCGAGGACCTCGACATCAAATACCCGGTCGAATACGTGACGCTGCTGGCGGCTGCCAACGCCCGGCTGGCCCTCGAGTGCGGCTACACCGCGGCGCGGAGCGGGGGGAGCCTGTTCAACATCGACGTCTGGCTGAAGAAGGCCATCGAGGCGGGGATCACGCCGGGCCCGCGCCTCGCCGCCAGCGGCCGCGAGATCTGCGGTGTCGGCGGGCTGATGGACTGGAACCCCGACTACCGCAAGATCGGCATGGAGGGGCTCGTGCTGTTGGTCAACGGCCCCGACGAGGCCCGGGCGGCGGTCCGCAAGCTCGTCAAGGACGGCGTCGAGTGGGTGAAGACCTACCCCACCGGCGACGCCGCCGCCCCCGACACCAACGACCACCACACGCTGTGCATGACGTTCGAGGAAATGCACGCCGTGGTCACCACCGCTCACAACCACGCGCTCAAGGTCACCGGCCATTGCCGGGCGACGGCGGGGATCGTCAACGCCCTCCGCGCCGGCTACGACGCGATCGAGCACGGCACGTTCATCGACGACGAGGGGCTCGATCTGCTGTTGGCGCGCGACGTGCCGTGCGTGCCGGCGCTGTACTTCGAGCACGCGAGCATCGAGCGGGGGCGCGAGTTCGGCCTCTCGCAGCGTGTCATCGACGGCCATCAGGAGACGCTCGACGGTGGCGCCGAAAGCGCCCGGCGGATCCTCCGCGCCGGCGGCCGGCTGGGGATGGGGGGCGACTACGGCTTCGCCTGGAATCCCCACGGCGACTACGCGCGGGAGTTGACGTTCTTCGTCGAGCACGTCGGGTTCACGCCGCTCGAGGTCCTCACCTGTGCCACGAAGACCGGCGCCGAGATCATGGGGCGCGGCGCCGACCTCGGCACGCTCGAGGCGGGAAAGCTCGCCGACGTCCTCGTCGTCGAGGGAGACCCGACGACCGACATCCGGATCCTCGAGGACCGGCGCCGGTTCCGGGCCGTGATCCAGGGGGGGGCGATCAAGGCGGGGAGGCTCGCCTCCGGGGGAGCGTGA